The genomic stretch NNNNNNNNNNNNNNNNNNNNNNNNNNNNNNNNNNNNNNNNNNNNNNCCGCCTCCATCTTGACCTGGTGCCGTACCCCGGAGACGACAAAGCAGCGGAGGTGGCCCGGCTGCGGGCCCTCGGCGCCACCGACCTCGACGTTGGCCAGGGCGACGTACCGTGGACGTGCCTGGCCGACCCGGAGGGCCACGAGTTCTGCGTCCTCGCCCCGTCCTGACGCGGGGCCTTGACGGCACCGCGACATGTGAGCCTTGTGTGCTTATACGCCACGACCCCGGGTGGGGTGGGCTGCGGCGTCTCGGTCGATTCGGGCGGCGAGAACTTGCGTGTCGGGGGGCGAGATCAGCTCGCTCCCCAACCACAGACTCAACTCGCCAACGGAAGCGCCAACAGGTCATCTCATTTGGCGTGTCAGACAGCTCGCTGTGGTGGAGATCGTTGAGCGACTGGCGCCGGAGGAACTGTGCGAGTCGTTGCAGCGGGTGGTGCCCGAGACGCCAACTCGTCCGCAGGGCCGAGGCCGGCGTCGGCACGGTGATCGGGAAGTGCCGGCCGCGATCGTGTTCGTTGCGACGTCGGGTTGTACGTGGCAGCAGCTGCCGTCCGACTCGTTCGGGCCGTCGGGAGCAACGGCTCACCGGCGGTTCACGGAGTGGTCGAAGGCCCAGGTCTGGCCGAAGCTCCACCGCCTGGTCCTGGACGAGTTCGATTCCCGGGGCGAGCGGGACCGGTCCCGCCGCGTGATCGACTCCGTGAACGTGCGAGCCCTGAAAAGGGGGGAGTTGGCGGGCCCGAATCCTGTCGACCGGGGCAAGTACGGCTCGAAGATCCACTTGATCAGCGAGCGGACCGGTCTGCCCCTGTCCGTCGGCATCTCGGGCGCCAACCTGCACGGCAGCCAGGCCCTCATCCCGCTGGTGCAGGGCATACCGCCGATCCGATCCCGACGCGGCCGACAGCTCTGGCCAGGCAAGCTCCACGCTGACAAGGGATATGACCACAACTACCTGCGGCGATGGTTACACGGTCGCGGAATCACGCCCCGGATCGCCCGCAAGAGCACAGACTCCAGCCAGCGGCTGGTCGGCACCGCTGGACCGTCGAACGCGCCATGGCCTGGCTCACCGGATGCCGACGCCTGCACCGGCGCTACGAACCCAAGGCCAGCCACTTCCTGGCCTTCACCAGCATTGCCTGCACCCTCGTCTGCTACCACGGGCTGGCTGCAACAGACGCCTTCCAGGACCTGTCCGATGGGTCCGTGTGACTGCCACCCGGCCCGCCCGGCATCGCCCCGATGAAGCCCTCGGTCGCTCACGCGGCGGGCTGAGCACAAAGATCCACCTGGCTGGTGAAGGCGGGCTGCGGCCTCTGGCTCTGCTGGTCACGCCCGGCCAGTGGGGCGACGCCCCGCATATGATCCCGGTCCTGGACCGGATCCGCGTTCCCGGCCCGGCAGGCGGGCACCCGCCTACGCGGCCGGACCATCTGAGTGGCGACAAGGCGTACCACTCCCGCCGCAACCGTCGTCATCTGCGGCGTCGGCAGATCAAACACGCCATTCCCGAGCGCCGCGACCAGCGGGCCACCGCCAGAACCGCGGCAGCCAAGGAGGTCGACCCACCGGCTTCAACCCATCGCGTTACGCCCGCAGGAACGAGGTCGAGCGTACGATCAATCGGCTCAGGGACTTCCTGGCCGTAGCAACCCGCTGTGACAAGCGGGCCCCTACATCTTTCACGGCACGGTGACCGTGGCCGTGGTCCGGCTCTGGCTCCGCTCATGACCCGCCGGACAGCCCTTAGGGCTCCTGACAAAAGTGGGCTTGGCCTGGTCGGTGGTCGGTGTCGTGCACGTGGCCGCCGGGTGGTGGGGCGCGGTGCGCTGAGTCATCGCACGTGATAAACCCGGCGACGTCGACGATCTCCCCCGGGATACTGGTCGCCCATGGATGAGGTCAAAGTCGTGGTCGCCCATTCCGAGCGCGCGACCCTGCGCGTCGGCGGCGTGTTCCTGAAGGTGGACGCCGATCAGGCGCGCATTGACGTCGAGGTCGAGGCGATGGCCCTGGCGCCGGTCCCGACCCCGAAGGTCCTGTGGCGCAAGCCGCCCGTGCTCGCGATCGCGGCGGTCCCGGGGACGGCGCTCGGTCGGCTCGGCGAGCCGTCGACCGCGTCCCCGGCGGCGTGGGCCGCGGCGGGTGCCGCCATCCGGAAGTTGCACGACGCGCCGTTGCCGCCCTGGACCGGCCGGGGCGGCCGGGGTCTCGACCAGTTGGCGGCGGATCTCGACGGCGAGTGCGAGCGGCTCGTGACGAACGGCGTCCTGCCCGCCGACCTGGTCACCCGCAACCGCCAGGTCGCCGAGGCCGCGCTCCGGCCGTGGACTGCGGTGTTCACGCACGGCGACCTGCAGATCGCTCACGTGTTCGTCGACGGCGACGAGATCACGGGCATCATCGACTGGTCCGAGGCGGGCCAGGGTGACGCCCTGTTCGACCTCGCCACCTTGACGCTCGGACACGAGGAGCACCTCGGCGACGTCGTCGCCGGCTATGGCACCGATGTCGACCTCGACGTGAACCGCGCGTGGTGGTCGTTGCGAAGCTTGCTAGGGGTTCGCTGGCTGGTCGAGCATGGTTTCGACCCGTCCGCGCCGGGCTGTGAGGTCGACGTGCTGAGATCCCGGATGTGAGGCTGCGCGGGCTCGACTGCTGCGAGTGCGTTCTGACGCGTCGAGCAGGCCATCTCCTTGGGCGCATTGCCTGACCTTAGAGCCTGCGCAGACAGGCGGGGCAGGGTAGCCGGGCAGCGAGGCGGGCACAGGTCTCCGTGATCATGGAGTTGCGACGCTCTGTGATCACTGGGGGGACCTGTGCCTGTGCTGCCATCATGGCCGTCGACAGCCACGGCGGGGGCTCGCTGTGCGACGCGTACTTTCAGCAGGCTGTCTCACAGCAGATTGAGCTCCTTGCGGGCTCCCGCTATCCAGCGCAGAACGCCGTTGGATCCGGTAGTTTCGGCGAGCTCTGTCGCCTCCTTGAGCAGCGCGGCCGCGTCGTCCCGCCGCTCCTGTTGGGCGGTGAGGTAGGCCAGCCCGATCAGGTTGGCCGCCACTCCCGGTAGGAAGCCCAACTCCCGGCGAAGGCGAGTGGACTCTTCGAAGTGCACGCGGGCCGCGTCCAGGCGGCCGGCCATGTGGTCAGCGAAGCCGAGATGTCGCAGGGCAAAGGACATAGTCAGCCGGTCGCCGGCCTCGGTGGCCAGGTCCAGGGCGCGTCTGAAAGCGGGCAGGGCGGTCTCGGTATCGTCGCGGACCACCTGGTGAAAGGTGCCGACCCAGAACACCGCCTCGCCCTGGCCTCGCACATCGCCAAGCCCCTCATATAGCTCCGCCGCGCGCTCGAAGAGCTCCAGCTCCCGCGAGTCTTCGGCCCGCTCTTCCAGGAAGCGGGCGTGGATCACACGGCCACGAGCCAGAGCGAGGTCAGCCTCGACCGCATCGAGGTCTCGATCAGCGGCCGCCAGTGCACCGCTGTCTCCGCCGAAAACGGCACGCTCGTAGAGGAGTCCAGCCTTTTCAATTCGCTCATCCGCAGTCATGCCGTGATCGTATCGACCATCGCCAGTCGATATATCGATCCGTCACATTGTGAGTGCGGGCGTGGTCGACAGAGATCTCAAACGCGGTCTCAGAGGTCGTTTTCTCTAATTTGCGTCGCCACATGTGCCACAGAGTCGCACTCATACCTCTTGCATGTCGGGTTCGCGTGCGGCACGACGAGGAGAACAGCCGATATGACCATCTCTTGGAATGAGACAGGCTTACAGGGATGAGACGGGCAATACCAACTTCCGACGAGTCTCGCCGACCACACCCGTGCGCCAGTGGCCCAGAAATCGCATTTCGACACTGGAACGAATTTGAATCAAACAGACTTCAGTGGTGAAAACGACCTCTAAGAGCCATCAGAAACGACCTAGTCGGGTATCAGCGTCGATGACGGCCTGGTGATTGGTGGAATACCAGTACTTCTTGGACTGCTCAGCGACATTGTGATCACGGGTTGGAACGAGGGTTCCGTCCACGATGAGCACGGTGTCCTTGCGGAACCGCTTACGCGGCTGGGACGCAAGTATGGGCCCAAGCTGGTCGATGATCCGGTCAGCCGCAGACTTCGAGATACCAAAACGCCGGAGCGAGCTGGCGCAGCATCAAGTTCGTGCGCCAGTACGCCGCGATCAGCAGCACCCGGTCCTCCAACCGGCAGGCTCCAAGGCAGGCCCCGCCGCA from Streptomyces roseochromogenus subsp. oscitans DS 12.976 encodes the following:
- a CDS encoding VOC family protein → RLHLDLVPYPGDDKAAEVARLRALGATDLDVGQGDVPWTCLADPEGHEFCVLAPS
- a CDS encoding IS5 family transposase (programmed frameshift); amino-acid sequence: MVEIVERLAPEELCESLQRVVPETPTRPQGRGRRRHGDREVPAAIVFVATSGCTWQQLPSDSFGPSGATAHRRFTEWSKAQVWPKLHRLVLDEFDSRGERDRSRRVIDSVNVRALKRGELAGPNPVDRGKYGSKIHLISERTGLPLSVGISGANLHGSQALIPLVQGIPPIRSRRGRQLWPGKLHADKGYDHNYLRRWLHGRGITPRIARKSTDSSQRPGRHRWTVERAMAWLTGCRRLHRRYEPKASHFLAFTSIACTLVCYHGLAATDAFQDLSDGSV
- a CDS encoding phosphotransferase family protein codes for the protein MDEVKVVVAHSERATLRVGGVFLKVDADQARIDVEVEAMALAPVPTPKVLWRKPPVLAIAAVPGTALGRLGEPSTASPAAWAAAGAAIRKLHDAPLPPWTGRGGRGLDQLAADLDGECERLVTNGVLPADLVTRNRQVAEAALRPWTAVFTHGDLQIAHVFVDGDEITGIIDWSEAGQGDALFDLATLTLGHEEHLGDVVAGYGTDVDLDVNRAWWSLRSLLGVRWLVEHGFDPSAPGCEVDVLRSRM
- a CDS encoding tetratricopeptide repeat protein produces the protein MTADERIEKAGLLYERAVFGGDSGALAAADRDLDAVEADLALARGRVIHARFLEERAEDSRELELFERAAELYEGLGDVRGQGEAVFWVGTFHQVVRDDTETALPAFRRALDLATEAGDRLTMSFALRHLGFADHMAGRLDAARVHFEESTRLRRELGFLPGVAANLIGLAYLTAQQERRDDAAALLKEATELAETTGSNGVLRWIAGARKELNLL